One genomic region from Thermoleptolyngbya sichuanensis A183 encodes:
- a CDS encoding N-acetylmannosamine-6-phosphate 2-epimerase, translating to MGAGSGIEALRGGLVVSCQAPADSPLHEPSVIAAIALASQNQGAVGVRIDTPAHVAAVRQRVQVPIIGLWKRQLDGCDVYITPQFQHAAAIAQAGADIIAIDATLRPRPDGETVASLIQKIHADLGKPVMADVDTLESAIAAAAAGADLVGTTLYGYTAETRHLKPPGFDLLSQLCKTLSIPAICEGGIASPAMARTALDLGAFSVVVGTAITGIDLQVKAYCEELRRDSAAEC from the coding sequence ATGGGTGCAGGTTCGGGGATAGAGGCGCTGCGGGGCGGACTGGTGGTGTCGTGTCAGGCTCCGGCCGATTCGCCACTGCACGAGCCAAGCGTGATTGCGGCGATCGCCCTTGCGTCACAAAACCAGGGAGCCGTCGGGGTTCGCATCGACACGCCCGCCCATGTCGCCGCCGTGCGCCAGCGGGTGCAGGTTCCCATTATTGGTCTGTGGAAGCGTCAATTAGACGGCTGTGATGTGTACATCACGCCCCAGTTTCAGCACGCAGCGGCGATCGCCCAGGCAGGAGCCGACATCATCGCCATTGATGCCACGCTGCGTCCCCGTCCCGACGGAGAAACGGTGGCAAGCCTGATCCAAAAAATTCACGCCGACCTGGGCAAACCCGTAATGGCAGATGTGGATACGCTGGAAAGCGCGATCGCCGCTGCTGCCGCCGGAGCCGATCTGGTGGGCACAACGCTCTACGGCTACACGGCCGAGACGCGCCACCTAAAGCCACCGGGCTTTGACCTGCTCAGCCAACTGTGCAAAACGCTATCGATCCCCGCAATCTGTGAAGGAGGTATCGCCTCCCCCGCAATGGCTCGAACAGCCCTCGACCTCGGCGCGTTTTCGGTCGTCGTGGGCACGGCAATCACTGGCATTGATTTGCAGGTCAAAGCCTATTGTGAGGAGCTAAGGCGGGATAGCGCAGCAGAGTGCTGA
- a CDS encoding hybrid sensor histidine kinase/response regulator, producing the protein MSLNAATDALRQSSLLDAPLSLLVVDDDEIDRMAVRRSLRNAGINMILTEAGDYAAAIAALQERTYDCVFLDYRLPDRDGLAVVQDVRGRGDKTPLIVLTGQGDEEIAVELMKAGASDYLPKSKVSPEVLARILRNALRIHQAEQEAELAKRQREQLARQREDFVSRLTHDLRTPLVAADRMLKLFQQDAFGSITPEMNDAIAIMIRSNQNLLQMVNTLLEVYRHDAGEKTMLFDPCHLPEILREVCQELMPWAQDKQLALEMVDGTEGGGVVMGDRLELRRLFINLLGNAIKFTDRGSVTVRLSRVVADAEASAANGNAPRQVLVEVQDTGPGIPPDDQSILFERYRQGNHKRAGSGLGLYLSRRIVEAHGGAIAVHSTLGQGSVFSVWLLEKR; encoded by the coding sequence ATGTCTTTGAATGCTGCAACGGATGCTCTACGGCAGAGCAGTCTACTGGATGCCCCATTGTCTTTGCTGGTGGTGGATGACGACGAGATTGACCGGATGGCCGTGCGGCGATCGCTCCGAAATGCAGGCATCAACATGATCCTGACCGAGGCGGGGGACTATGCAGCGGCGATCGCCGCACTCCAGGAACGCACCTATGACTGCGTGTTTTTGGATTATCGCCTACCCGATCGGGACGGGCTGGCGGTCGTGCAGGATGTGCGAGGGCGGGGCGACAAAACGCCGCTGATCGTGCTGACAGGGCAGGGCGACGAAGAAATTGCCGTGGAGCTAATGAAGGCCGGCGCGTCAGACTATCTGCCCAAGTCGAAAGTGTCGCCAGAGGTGCTGGCGCGTATTCTCCGCAACGCCCTCCGAATTCATCAGGCAGAGCAGGAGGCCGAGCTAGCCAAGCGTCAGCGAGAGCAGCTTGCCCGCCAGCGGGAAGACTTTGTTTCGCGCTTGACCCACGATTTGCGAACACCGCTGGTGGCCGCCGACCGAATGCTGAAGCTATTCCAGCAGGATGCCTTTGGTTCGATTACGCCAGAAATGAACGACGCGATCGCCATTATGATCCGCAGCAACCAAAACCTGCTGCAAATGGTCAACACGCTGCTGGAAGTCTATCGCCACGATGCGGGCGAGAAGACCATGCTGTTTGACCCGTGCCACCTGCCGGAGATTTTGCGCGAGGTGTGCCAGGAACTGATGCCCTGGGCGCAGGACAAGCAGCTTGCTTTGGAGATGGTGGATGGCACAGAGGGCGGTGGGGTGGTGATGGGCGATCGCCTGGAACTGCGCCGCCTGTTTATAAACCTGCTCGGCAACGCCATTAAGTTCACCGACAGGGGATCGGTGACCGTGCGTCTTAGCCGGGTCGTTGCCGATGCAGAAGCCTCTGCCGCCAACGGCAATGCCCCTCGCCAGGTCTTGGTGGAAGTGCAAGACACGGGGCCGGGCATTCCGCCTGACGATCAGAGTATTCTGTTTGAGCGCTATCGCCAGGGCAACCACAAGCGGGCGGGCAGCGGGCTGGGGCTATACCTATCGCGGCGAATTGTGGAAGCGCATGGTGGGGCGATCGCCGTCCATTCGACGCTGGGGCAGGGGAGCGTCTTCAGCGTGTGGCTACTAGAGAAACGGTGA
- a CDS encoding HlyD family type I secretion periplasmic adaptor subunit → MIQPISPAQARQARQQFATPEDYLSYELGKAVQELPPLYTRLLAGTLSALVLGAIAWAHFSKVDEVATAQGALIPAQQIRPIQALQGGKIENILVKEGDRVERGDVLLEQSTEVSQAEIDRLREAATLIRQDIARLEAERTGQAQTGVALQDQLLAARRREFEGRRAAAEAEAQGQQAAIAESRARLARLQENLSSARASLANAEERERSLRPLVEPGTGAVPRFDYLEAKDRLTQAQDQIASLQQEIVAQTQAIRRAEEAYRSARQAADRLSSERQSEILAQLNQRREELATVEGQLAQATRAQEQDTVRAPVTGTVYNLQVTLAEGTVQPGKELMSILPEDSELLLEVQILNRDIGFIAPGMRAKVKLATFPYQEFGTIEGEVVQISPNATIDRELGPVFPATIRLSRTQVAVYGQLVDLTPGMAGVAEIVTRQRTILTFLIEPITRRFDEAFQTR, encoded by the coding sequence ATGATCCAGCCCATCTCTCCGGCCCAGGCGCGACAGGCACGGCAGCAGTTTGCCACGCCAGAAGATTACCTGTCCTATGAGTTGGGAAAGGCGGTGCAAGAGTTGCCGCCGCTGTATACGCGGTTGCTGGCGGGAACGCTGTCGGCGCTGGTGTTGGGGGCGATCGCCTGGGCCCATTTCAGCAAGGTAGATGAGGTGGCAACGGCGCAGGGGGCGCTGATCCCCGCGCAGCAGATTCGCCCAATTCAGGCGCTCCAGGGCGGCAAGATTGAGAACATTCTGGTGAAGGAGGGCGATCGCGTCGAGCGGGGCGACGTGCTGCTGGAGCAATCGACCGAGGTGAGCCAGGCCGAAATTGACCGACTGCGGGAAGCCGCGACGCTGATTCGTCAGGACATTGCACGACTGGAGGCCGAGCGCACAGGGCAGGCGCAAACGGGGGTCGCCCTGCAAGATCAACTGCTGGCCGCACGGCGGCGCGAGTTTGAGGGGCGGCGGGCGGCGGCGGAGGCCGAGGCCCAGGGACAACAGGCGGCGATCGCCGAGTCTCGCGCCCGCCTAGCCCGATTGCAAGAAAACCTGAGCAGCGCCCGTGCCAGCTTGGCCAATGCCGAAGAACGAGAGCGCAGCCTGCGGCCCTTGGTAGAACCTGGCACAGGAGCCGTTCCCCGGTTTGACTATTTGGAGGCGAAGGATCGGCTAACCCAGGCGCAAGATCAAATCGCCTCACTCCAGCAAGAAATCGTGGCACAGACCCAGGCCATCCGACGAGCAGAGGAAGCCTATCGCAGCGCCCGCCAGGCCGCCGACCGCCTCAGCTCCGAACGCCAGAGCGAGATTCTGGCGCAGCTCAACCAGCGGCGCGAAGAACTAGCGACGGTTGAGGGACAACTCGCCCAGGCGACCCGCGCCCAGGAACAAGATACCGTCCGCGCCCCCGTGACGGGCACGGTTTACAACCTCCAGGTGACGCTGGCAGAAGGCACCGTGCAACCCGGCAAAGAACTGATGTCTATCCTGCCGGAGGACAGCGAACTGCTGCTAGAGGTGCAAATTCTGAACCGGGATATCGGTTTTATTGCGCCAGGGATGCGGGCCAAGGTGAAGCTGGCCACCTTCCCGTATCAGGAATTTGGCACGATTGAGGGGGAAGTGGTGCAGATTAGCCCCAATGCCACCATCGACCGGGAGCTTGGCCCGGTGTTCCCAGCGACGATTCGCCTGAGCCGGACTCAGGTGGCCGTGTATGGACAACTGGTAGACCTGACCCCAGGCATGGCGGGCGTAGCGGAAATCGTGACCCGTCAGCGGACGATTCTCACCTTCTTGATTGAGCCGATTACGCGCCGGTTTGATGAGGCGTTTCAGACGCGGTAG
- a CDS encoding response regulator, whose protein sequence is MQVQERVINILLVEDDEVDVMNVRRAFKKNNITNPLYVATNGIEALSMLRSEGGNPAIVPPTRRLILLDLNMPKMSGIEFLHELRTDPELRKTPVIVLTTSNQDKDRVEAYNLNVAGYILKPVTFTNFAETMATLNRYWMLCELP, encoded by the coding sequence ATGCAAGTCCAAGAGCGTGTTATCAACATTCTCCTCGTAGAAGATGACGAAGTGGATGTCATGAACGTCCGTCGAGCGTTCAAGAAAAACAACATCACCAATCCGCTGTACGTTGCGACGAATGGAATCGAAGCCCTTTCAATGCTGCGAAGCGAGGGGGGCAATCCAGCCATCGTGCCGCCGACTCGTCGGCTCATTTTGCTGGATCTAAATATGCCTAAAATGAGCGGGATCGAGTTCTTACACGAGTTGAGAACTGATCCAGAATTAAGAAAAACACCGGTCATCGTGTTGACGACTTCCAATCAGGATAAGGATCGGGTTGAAGCTTACAATCTCAATGTGGCGGGTTATATTTTGAAGCCTGTTACGTTCACCAATTTTGCTGAAACAATGGCCACGCTCAATCGCTATTGGATGCTGTGCGAGTTGCCCTAG